In Ferroplasma sp., a single window of DNA contains:
- a CDS encoding C2H2 type zinc finger domain-containing protein, whose translation MAVCPVCNEKFDYGDYYTMAIHFINLARDSDSYHVQWINRNISREKINVTQFTSAIENFYNMGHGGIKEWIINKFVEQFRGENPHPFILKMQGYSRPVMMGYAVEHYFFLKQWVKSCSIIVSKTDLDDVQRYEIENILSEYYGIGRKKPHIELLLEMGEDLGIDRTQIYATEPLDGTKFAISRWRDIANRCNWICIMAAMHSLELVANRKLNNYGARYSYFNPEMLISPLVPESVKKFLGEGYRSDDSHSFRALDLIAKYCHDYNMESIQDAYLMSAYAFDRYLEARLERGEMFEN comes from the coding sequence ATGGCTGTTTGCCCGGTATGCAATGAAAAATTTGATTATGGGGATTATTATACCATGGCCATTCATTTTATAAATCTGGCCAGGGATAGTGATTCATATCATGTACAGTGGATTAACAGGAATATTTCCAGGGAAAAGATAAATGTGACTCAGTTTACATCCGCCATAGAAAATTTTTATAATATGGGCCATGGAGGAATTAAAGAATGGATAATAAATAAATTTGTGGAACAGTTCCGGGGAGAAAATCCACACCCATTTATATTAAAAATGCAGGGTTACAGCAGACCGGTTATGATGGGTTATGCAGTGGAGCATTATTTCTTTCTGAAACAGTGGGTTAAGTCCTGTTCAATAATAGTATCCAAGACAGATCTGGATGATGTCCAGAGATATGAAATAGAAAATATTCTGTCAGAATATTACGGCATAGGGAGAAAGAAGCCACATATAGAGCTTTTGCTGGAAATGGGTGAGGACCTTGGTATAGATAGAACCCAGATTTATGCCACAGAACCACTTGATGGCACTAAATTTGCCATTTCGCGCTGGAGGGATATCGCTAATAGATGCAACTGGATATGCATAATGGCGGCAATGCATTCACTGGAACTGGTGGCAAATAGAAAGTTAAATAACTATGGTGCAAGGTACAGTTACTTTAATCCAGAAATGCTTATTTCTCCCCTGGTGCCTGAAAGTGTTAAGAAGTTTCTGGGCGAGGGATACAGGAGCGACGACTCGCATTCCTTCAGGGCACTGGATTTAATAGCAAAGTACTGCCATGATTATAACATGGAAAGCATTCAGGATGCCTATCTTATGTCAGCATATGCCTTTGACAGGTACCTTGAGGCAAGGCTGGAAAGGGGTGAAATGTTTGAAAACTAA
- a CDS encoding dienelactone hydrolase family protein — MTMDTEGRDIEYRTGSDRISGYLASPNDGKDHPGVIVIHEIFGLDPYTRSVADRMASEGYVALAPDLFSSRKLSEVITKDGIAATMEFIMSIPPAKQRDEGYREKLLNSMDDDKRKVIMDTYNTLLKNRPVDLLTEYLSSGIDYLHTLENVNGKIGSVGFCFGGGMSINLGCTGKVDATAIYYGENPEPLDKLKNVKNAVIGFYAGEDKRITSKVPELVSKLFEYNKEVSVKIYPGTYHAFFNSTRPSIYNRRASDDSWKLLMAFYKEIFNQ, encoded by the coding sequence ATGACAATGGATACAGAGGGCAGGGATATAGAATACCGGACAGGCAGTGATAGAATTAGCGGATATCTGGCATCACCAAATGATGGAAAGGATCATCCGGGAGTAATAGTCATCCATGAAATATTCGGGCTGGACCCATATACAAGATCGGTTGCAGACAGAATGGCCTCAGAGGGCTATGTTGCCCTGGCACCAGACCTTTTCTCAAGCAGGAAGCTATCAGAGGTAATTACCAAAGATGGAATTGCAGCAACCATGGAATTCATTATGTCAATTCCGCCAGCGAAGCAACGGGACGAAGGTTATAGAGAAAAACTCCTGAACAGCATGGATGATGATAAGAGAAAAGTTATAATGGATACCTATAACACATTGCTAAAGAACAGGCCTGTTGACCTTCTCACAGAATATTTATCCTCAGGGATTGATTACCTTCATACACTGGAAAATGTCAATGGGAAAATAGGCAGTGTAGGGTTTTGTTTTGGGGGAGGCATGTCAATCAATCTTGGATGCACCGGGAAGGTAGATGCCACAGCAATATATTATGGAGAAAATCCTGAACCCCTGGATAAGTTAAAAAACGTAAAAAATGCCGTAATAGGATTCTATGCCGGGGAGGATAAAAGGATAACATCGAAAGTACCTGAACTTGTTTCCAAACTTTTTGAATATAATAAGGAGGTTTCTGTTAAGATTTACCCCGGGACGTACCATGCATTCTTCAACAGCACGAGGCCCTCAATTTATAACAGAAGAGCATCAGATGACTCCTGGAAGCTTCTTATGGCCTTTTATAAAGAGATATTCAATCAGTAA
- a CDS encoding TA0938 family protein produces MKTNNETGCALCDATWGEYYREIENEKMFFCCNICADIFENMVNEVKKETGWDHIDSVELHGNYSMGRNCTATSGENTFKYYFRTYSDGRMMEFKKL; encoded by the coding sequence TTGAAAACTAATAATGAAACGGGATGTGCCCTGTGTGATGCCACGTGGGGAGAATATTACAGAGAAATAGAAAATGAGAAAATGTTTTTCTGCTGCAATATATGCGCTGATATATTTGAAAATATGGTTAATGAAGTTAAAAAGGAAACGGGCTGGGATCATATTGACAGTGTTGAGCTTCACGGAAATTATAGCATGGGGAGAAACTGCACAGCGACCAGTGGTGAAAATACATTCAAATATTATTTCAGGACATACAGCGATGGAAGAATGATGGAGTTCAAAAAATTGTAG
- a CDS encoding MFS transporter: MLTSELYHHNKSAFVRYLVSRNIARFSNTAYYIYFMWEIIANYHSVLLVSLIPGFSFLGYLIIAIPEGSIIDRYDRHLIYIIINLMMVITYSFLIAGHGLFIIYAVDFLSSMFMWVVSDDFRALTKEIIPADHMAGAQSADQLSSGIFTLAGILVGGAFIFMKYNYVYELLIGISILAMAMIFIPNTVKVSNRSNVRNGFRSTFKIMKSIIPFLLLTLILNGMFVAIDVFASGLVYIVMHASSIYYTFFIAGFPAGMLAGGIMSMHSIFRRHQNSKGLMALYIFLTGIIFVLISFNRIPIMDGVLTFFSGVILAFVNIYIETMVINSIPSSITGKFNSLTAMFSVSSSPVMAFVFGYASGFLYFPYIITIVGVIMLISSFTVIRIMDGFNMAMERIEKENPELF; the protein is encoded by the coding sequence ATGTTAACCTCAGAACTTTATCATCATAATAAAAGCGCCTTTGTGAGGTATCTCGTTTCGAGGAATATAGCCAGATTCAGCAATACAGCTTACTATATTTATTTCATGTGGGAAATCATTGCAAACTACCATTCAGTCCTGCTGGTAAGCCTGATTCCAGGATTTTCCTTTCTTGGATACCTTATAATTGCCATACCTGAGGGATCCATTATCGATAGGTATGACCGTCATCTTATATATATTATAATAAATCTTATGATGGTAATAACATACTCGTTCCTTATTGCCGGGCATGGATTATTTATTATATATGCCGTGGATTTTCTATCATCCATGTTTATGTGGGTGGTATCAGATGATTTCAGGGCACTTACCAAGGAAATCATACCTGCTGACCATATGGCCGGTGCACAGTCAGCAGATCAGCTATCCTCCGGGATTTTTACCCTAGCAGGGATTCTTGTCGGAGGTGCATTTATCTTCATGAAGTATAATTATGTTTATGAACTCCTCATAGGGATTTCAATACTTGCAATGGCAATGATTTTTATACCCAACACTGTGAAGGTCTCAAACCGCAGCAATGTAAGAAATGGCTTCAGGAGCACATTCAAAATAATGAAAAGCATCATACCATTCCTCCTACTTACCCTGATACTGAACGGAATGTTTGTGGCTATTGATGTTTTTGCATCCGGCCTTGTCTATATTGTTATGCACGCCAGCTCCATTTATTATACATTCTTTATTGCCGGGTTCCCTGCAGGCATGCTTGCCGGGGGTATAATGTCAATGCATTCCATATTTAGGCGGCATCAGAATAGCAAGGGGTTGATGGCACTTTATATCTTCCTTACCGGCATTATATTTGTTCTTATATCATTCAATAGAATACCCATCATGGACGGTGTGCTAACATTTTTCTCCGGGGTTATACTTGCCTTTGTAAATATCTATATAGAAACCATGGTAATAAATTCAATACCAAGCAGCATTACAGGAAAATTCAACTCCCTCACGGCAATGTTTTCCGTGAGCTCATCACCTGTCATGGCCTTTGTATTCGGGTACGCTTCCGGTTTCCTTTACTTTCCATATATAATTACAATTGTTGGAGTGATAATGCTGATTTCATCATTTACGGTAATTCGTATAATGGATGGATTCAATATGGCAATGGAAAGAATTGAGAAAGAAAATCCAGAACTATTCTGA